A section of the Citrobacter farmeri genome encodes:
- a CDS encoding tyrosine-type recombinase/integrase, giving the protein MKLNARQVETAKPKDKTYKMADGGGLYLEVSTKGSKYWRMKYRRPSDKKEDRLAFGVWPTVTLAQARAKRDEAKKLLVQGIDPKAEQKEAQAENSGAYTFETIAREWHESNKRWSEDHRSRVLRYLELYIFPHIGSSDIRQLKTSHLLAPIKKVDASGKHDVAQRLQQRVTAIMRYAVQNDYIDSNPASDMAGALSTTKARHYPALPSSRFPEFLARLAAYRGRVMTRIAVELSLLTFVRSSELRFARWDEFDFDKSLWRIPAKREEIKGVRYSYRGMKMKEEHIVPLSRQAMILLEQLKQISGDKELLFPGDHDATKVMSENTVNSALRAMGYDTKTEVCGHGFRTMARGALGESGLWSEDAIERQLSHSERNSVRAAYIHTSEHLDERRLMVQWWADYLDANKIKPISSFDYAKLHS; this is encoded by the coding sequence ATGAAGCTCAACGCCAGACAGGTCGAGACCGCAAAGCCAAAAGACAAAACCTACAAAATGGCCGATGGTGGCGGTTTGTATCTCGAGGTTTCGACTAAGGGTTCTAAATATTGGCGGATGAAATACAGACGCCCCTCTGACAAAAAAGAGGATCGCCTCGCTTTTGGTGTTTGGCCTACAGTGACGCTTGCACAGGCAAGAGCAAAGCGAGATGAAGCTAAAAAGCTGTTAGTGCAGGGCATTGACCCAAAAGCCGAACAGAAAGAAGCTCAGGCCGAGAATTCGGGGGCATATACTTTCGAAACCATTGCTCGTGAATGGCATGAAAGTAACAAGCGATGGAGTGAAGACCATCGATCGCGCGTTCTGCGCTATCTTGAGCTTTATATTTTCCCTCATATCGGTTCGTCCGACATTCGCCAGCTCAAAACCAGCCACCTGTTAGCCCCGATTAAAAAAGTTGATGCAAGTGGTAAACATGACGTTGCACAGCGTCTTCAGCAGCGTGTCACGGCTATTATGCGTTATGCTGTACAGAACGATTATATCGACTCTAATCCAGCCAGTGACATGGCCGGTGCGTTATCGACAACCAAAGCACGACACTATCCAGCTTTACCCTCTAGCCGGTTCCCTGAGTTCCTTGCACGTCTTGCTGCATATCGTGGTCGTGTAATGACGCGGATCGCGGTCGAACTTTCCTTACTAACTTTTGTGCGTTCAAGTGAGTTACGTTTCGCGCGTTGGGATGAATTCGACTTTGATAAATCTCTTTGGCGCATTCCGGCAAAAAGAGAAGAGATTAAAGGCGTGCGTTACTCCTACCGTGGGATGAAGATGAAAGAGGAGCATATTGTTCCGCTTAGTCGGCAGGCGATGATTTTATTAGAGCAGCTTAAGCAGATTAGTGGTGATAAAGAGTTACTTTTTCCAGGAGATCACGACGCAACAAAGGTCATGAGTGAAAATACGGTGAATAGTGCTTTACGGGCAATGGGATATGACACTAAAACTGAAGTTTGCGGGCATGGATTTAGAACGATGGCGCGTGGTGCATTGGGTGAGTCGGGGTTATGGAGCGAAGATGCAATCGAACGTCAATTAAGTCATTCAGAGCGTAATAGCGTCCGGGCGGCTTATATTCATACTTCTGAACATTTGGATGAAAGGCGATTAATGGTCCAATGGTGGGCTGATTATCTTGATGCAAACAAGATTAAACCTATTAGTTCATTTGACTACGCAAAACTTCACTCTTAA
- a CDS encoding DNA-methyltransferase: protein MMFDDKKPAYKTDLGAMYIADSLEMLESMPDNSLNLVMTSPPFALQRKKEYGNHDQEQYIDWFLKFGELVFKKLKDDGSFVVDFGGAYMKGVPVRSVYNFRVLIRMIDEVGFHLAEDFYWFNPSKLPSPIEWVNKRKLRVKDSVNTIWWFSKTEWPKSDITKVLVPYSDRMKKLIEDPNKFYSPKMRPSGHDISSSFGKDNGGAIPPNLLQIPNSESNGGYLSGCKKIGVKGHPARFPSKLPEFFINMLTEPGDLVVDIFGGSNTTGSAAEQLKRKWLSFELSPEYVAASVFRFTDKNTSQDILQEMYDTILNGNTLDLRSRENKDQIVVS, encoded by the coding sequence ATGATGTTCGACGATAAAAAACCTGCGTACAAAACAGATTTGGGTGCAATGTACATTGCTGACTCGCTTGAAATGCTTGAATCGATGCCCGACAACAGCCTAAATTTAGTGATGACAAGCCCACCTTTCGCTTTACAGCGTAAGAAAGAATATGGAAATCACGATCAAGAACAGTACATCGATTGGTTTTTAAAATTTGGCGAGTTGGTTTTTAAGAAGCTAAAAGATGATGGTAGCTTTGTCGTCGATTTTGGTGGCGCTTACATGAAAGGCGTACCTGTTAGAAGTGTTTACAACTTCCGAGTTTTGATAAGGATGATTGATGAGGTTGGATTCCATCTGGCCGAGGATTTCTATTGGTTTAATCCTTCAAAACTACCAAGCCCTATTGAGTGGGTTAACAAAAGAAAGTTGCGTGTTAAAGATTCTGTTAACACAATTTGGTGGTTTAGCAAAACTGAATGGCCAAAGTCTGATATAACTAAAGTTCTTGTTCCGTATAGTGACAGGATGAAAAAACTTATTGAAGACCCTAATAAATTTTATTCCCCCAAAATGCGTCCATCCGGGCATGATATAAGCAGCAGCTTTGGCAAAGATAATGGCGGTGCTATACCTCCAAATCTATTGCAAATTCCCAACTCCGAATCTAACGGAGGATATTTATCCGGTTGTAAAAAAATTGGTGTTAAAGGTCATCCAGCACGATTCCCATCTAAATTACCGGAGTTTTTCATTAATATGTTAACTGAGCCGGGTGATCTTGTTGTTGATATTTTTGGAGGTTCAAACACAACAGGAAGTGCTGCTGAACAATTAAAACGCAAGTGGCTTTCATTTGAGCTCTCACCTGAATATGTAGCAGCTTCTGTATTTAGATTTACAGATAAAAACACAAGCCAAGATATACTCCAAGAAATGTATGACACTATATTAAATGGAAATACACTCGATTTACGCTCCAGAGAAAATAAAGATCAAATCGTAGTTAGCTGA
- a CDS encoding helix-turn-helix domain-containing protein, with the protein MERKINPSRARVIFAHNIRKLRERQGLSQEALADLAGLHRTYIGSVERCERNISIDNIDRIASALGVSPSSLLENNQV; encoded by the coding sequence ATGGAACGAAAGATAAACCCCTCAAGAGCAAGAGTGATTTTTGCCCATAACATCAGGAAGTTAAGGGAGAGACAAGGTCTGTCTCAAGAAGCCCTGGCTGACTTGGCAGGCTTGCATAGGACTTACATCGGGTCAGTAGAGCGATGTGAAAGAAACATTTCTATTGATAATATCGACCGAATTGCTTCAGCCCTTGGTGTCTCTCCTAGTTCACTACTGGAGAATAATCAGGTATGA
- a CDS encoding restriction endonuclease PvuII — protein sequence MKFELHQDWSNLIALWPQVEEYQRLANKHGINDIFQDNGGKLLQVLLLLSLKVLPGREGNDAVDVTGTEFELKSVNVELTKSFSTHHHMNPTIIAKYRQVPWVFAIYSNITIRSVYLLMPDDLEVFYDKWERQWHERDGKDINNPKIPVKYVIEYGKLLWSNATPEELLWTPEIEEQIDLGGFEAEN from the coding sequence ATGAAATTTGAGTTGCATCAAGATTGGTCAAATTTAATTGCACTTTGGCCTCAGGTTGAAGAATATCAACGGTTGGCTAATAAGCACGGAATCAATGATATATTCCAAGATAATGGAGGAAAACTTCTACAAGTTCTTTTACTTCTAAGTCTTAAAGTTCTTCCTGGGCGAGAAGGTAATGATGCAGTAGATGTCACTGGTACCGAGTTTGAATTAAAATCAGTTAATGTTGAGCTAACCAAGAGTTTTTCAACTCACCATCATATGAACCCAACAATAATTGCGAAATATAGACAAGTTCCATGGGTGTTCGCAATTTATAGTAACATCACTATTCGTTCAGTTTATTTACTCATGCCTGATGATTTGGAAGTCTTCTATGATAAATGGGAGAGACAATGGCATGAAAGGGATGGTAAAGACATAAACAATCCTAAAATACCGGTTAAGTATGTTATCGAGTATGGTAAATTGCTTTGGTCAAATGCTACTCCAGAAGAATTACTTTGGACTCCTGAAATCGAAGAACAAATCGATCTTGGGGGATTTGAAGCGGAAAATTAA
- a CDS encoding phage polarity suppression protein: MTTVTIQQAFEACQTNKNTWLKRKAELADLEREYREQLLAGDEQIPRRMQDLRDNIDVKKWEINQAAGRYIRSHEEVQHISIRKRLHDFMQQHGAELAATLAPELMGYHEQLPAVKQSAMQHSVDYLREALSVWLAAGEKINYSAQDSDILTAIGFRPDAASRDDNRKKFTPAQNLIYTRRRAELAAR, translated from the coding sequence GTGACCACTGTGACCATACAGCAGGCCTTTGAGGCCTGTCAGACGAACAAAAATACCTGGCTGAAACGTAAAGCCGAACTTGCAGACCTTGAACGGGAATACCGTGAACAGCTCCTTGCCGGTGACGAACAAATCCCGCGCAGAATGCAGGATTTGCGCGACAATATCGATGTGAAAAAATGGGAAATTAATCAGGCCGCCGGTCGCTATATCCGCTCACATGAGGAGGTGCAGCACATCAGCATCCGCAAGCGTCTCCATGACTTTATGCAGCAGCACGGCGCGGAGCTGGCCGCCACGCTGGCACCTGAGCTGATGGGATATCACGAACAGCTTCCCGCAGTAAAACAGAGCGCCATGCAGCACTCGGTTGATTATCTGCGTGAAGCCCTGTCGGTGTGGCTGGCCGCAGGTGAAAAAATTAATTATTCCGCGCAGGACAGCGATATTTTAACGGCCATCGGATTCAGGCCCGATGCGGCTTCGCGGGATGATAATCGCAAGAAATTCACCCCGGCACAGAACCTGATTTACACCCGCCGACGTGCAGAACTGGCCGCACGGTAG
- a CDS encoding bacteriophage gene regulatory protein, whose product MFHCPFCKKTAHVRTSRYLSENVKQRYHQCTNIECSATFRTIESVDGVIRAAPEKTAPAPVTPPPPRKVQGCYSSPFRH is encoded by the coding sequence ATGTTTCACTGTCCGTTCTGCAAAAAGACCGCGCACGTCCGTACCAGCCGGTATCTGTCGGAAAACGTCAAACAGCGTTATCACCAGTGTACCAATATCGAATGTTCGGCCACTTTCCGCACCATCGAGTCGGTTGACGGTGTGATACGTGCCGCACCGGAAAAAACCGCCCCCGCCCCGGTGACGCCACCGCCGCCGCGTAAAGTACAGGGCTGCTACAGCTCGCCGTTCCGGCATTAA